Genomic DNA from Anaerolineae bacterium:
TCGCATCACGTCTGCCCGCCCGGTGAGCACGGATAGCGGCATGCCGTTGGCGATGGCTTTGGAGTAACAGGCCAGATCGGGCAATACGTCAAAGTGTTCCTGTGCGCCGCCCAGCGCCAGGCGAAAGCCGGTCCACATTTCGTCAAAAATCAACAAACTGCCGTTGCCCTCGCAGGCAATTTTGAGTTTGGCCAGAAAATCGTTTTGGGGAAAATCGAATACCATCGGTTCCAGAATAACGCAGGCAGTATCCTCATCCAATGAAGCCAGCACTGTGGCTATATCGTTGTAGGGGATGGTGTGTACCAACGCTTTCACGGCCCGGGGCACGCCTAAATCGCGGGGTGTTACGCCAATGTACCAATCGTGCCAGCCGTGGTAGCCGCAGCAGAGCACTTTATCTCGCCCGGTGCAGGCGCGGGCCAGCCGGACGGCGGCGCTGGTCACTTCGGCGCCGGTTTTGCTAAAGCGGACGGCTTCGGCGTTGGGAATGACCTCGGCGATGAGTTCGGCCACCTCTACTTCCAGCGGATGCACCAGCGAAAAGGTAATGCCGTCTTCAAGTTGCTGTTGGATGGCCTCGTCTACCGGCCCGTAGCAGTAGCCCAACGAAATGGGGCCAACGCCCATATTAAAATCAAGATACTCGTTGCCGTCTACATCCCACACCCGCGCCCCTTGCCCGCGCTGCAAATATTTGGGGGCCACGCCGTTAACATACTGGGTGGGGCCTTTGGCCAGTGTTTGGGTGTAAGCCGGAATCAGGCCGTTAGCGCGGGCGTAGAGTTTATCCGACTCGGCGATGGGGGGATAATTGGCATTGAATTGAACATTGTTGGGCATAGGAGCCTCCTGTGAAGGGTGTGTTTCATTTGAGTTGAGACTACCCCTGGAGTGCGGAGTTTATTCCGCTTTTTGGCAGAGGCAGAATGAATTCTGCACTCCTTCAACTGATTTGAAACACACCCTCCTGTGAAAATAACCCCCTCCCCAACCCTCCCCCAATGCCGGGGGAGGGAGTCGCGCCGGCGACGGGTGGGGGTAGTTTAAATTTTTATTCTCGTTTTCGTTCCGCTACACGCCAACCGGCAATAACGCCGACTCCGGTTTGCGGGGTAAAACCTGGTAGAATTTTTGTAAAATTCTCTCCGTAAGTTGGGGCGCGGTGAAACCTTCGTAATCCAGCGCCTGGGGCAAAAGCGCAGGCTTAAACCAGCGATTTTGCAAGGCCAGGGGCAGTACTCTGGCTGATAACTCGTGCCGGGTCAAGATTTCGCTGACAATAGAAAACAGCCCGCCGGTGAGAAAATGGTCTTCCAGCGTCACCAGCAGTTGTGTTTCGCGGGCCGCCCGCAAAATAGCAACTTCGTCAATGGGCTTGACCGTGCGTAGATTGATCAGGCGTACCGAGATTCCCTCCGCTTCCAGCAAGCGTTTGGTTTCGAAAGCCTGCTGAAACAACATCCCGTAAACCAGCATCGTCACATCGGCGCCGCCCGAAATAATCTCGGCCTCGCCGATGGTAAAGGAGGGATTATGTTTGATGATGGCCGGTTGGCTGGTATGCCGGATATAAAACGGCTGGCGGATACTGAGAACTTGCGGCAGGCCAATTACCAAATCCTCCTCATCGGCCGGGCAAAAGACGCCCATATTAGGGATACCGCGCATGAGGGCCACATCTTCCAATGCCTGGTGGGTGGGACCGTTGGCCTCGGATAAAAAGCCCGGCACCCCGCCAACCAGTTTGACCGATAAATTGCCGATACCCACATCGGTGCGGATAAATTCAAACGCGCGCATGGTCAAAAATGTAGCCAGGGCGTGGAGTATCGGAATGCGTCCCCGCAGGGCCAGCCCGGCGGCCATACCTACCATCGTTTGTTCGGTAATGCCGGTATCAATAAAACGTTCGCCCAGGGCCTGGGGTAGGTTGCGGATGGCGGCGCGATTTTCGGCCGTCAGTACGATGTAGCGATCGTCATTCAGTACAACTTCTTTGAGGGCGTTTTCGTAATTCATTCTTTATTCCTTAGCGTACAAGCAGAGTTTCAGAAATGGGGTGAGTTTTGTTGTTGGCGTTGTAAAGTTCTTGAAGCAGTTGTTC
This window encodes:
- a CDS encoding aminotransferase class III-fold pyridoxal phosphate-dependent enzyme, coding for MPNNVQFNANYPPIAESDKLYARANGLIPAYTQTLAKGPTQYVNGVAPKYLQRGQGARVWDVDGNEYLDFNMGVGPISLGYCYGPVDEAIQQQLEDGITFSLVHPLEVEVAELIAEVIPNAEAVRFSKTGAEVTSAAVRLARACTGRDKVLCCGYHGWHDWYIGVTPRDLGVPRAVKALVHTIPYNDIATVLASLDEDTACVILEPMVFDFPQNDFLAKLKIACEGNGSLLIFDEMWTGFRLALGGAQEHFDVLPDLACYSKAIANGMPLSVLTGRADVMRLLDEEVFFFSTFGGEALSLAAAKATITELRQKDVPACLARQGEKLKTGYNQLAQELGMDSYTACKGHPSRTLITFDESAGNPLLMKSLVQQELIKRGILWS
- a CDS encoding transketolase, with protein sequence MNYENALKEVVLNDDRYIVLTAENRAAIRNLPQALGERFIDTGITEQTMVGMAAGLALRGRIPILHALATFLTMRAFEFIRTDVGIGNLSVKLVGGVPGFLSEANGPTHQALEDVALMRGIPNMGVFCPADEEDLVIGLPQVLSIRQPFYIRHTSQPAIIKHNPSFTIGEAEIISGGADVTMLVYGMLFQQAFETKRLLEAEGISVRLINLRTVKPIDEVAILRAARETQLLVTLEDHFLTGGLFSIVSEILTRHELSARVLPLALQNRWFKPALLPQALDYEGFTAPQLTERILQKFYQVLPRKPESALLPVGV